TTGATGCGGAAGAGCGGCTTGTCGCTGCCTTGAAAGCGTCCCGTCGCGCGCAGTGCCTTATAGTCCTCCACCGTGGAGATCAGCGAAATGTCGGCGTCGCCCTTCTCCAGCAACTGACGGCGCGTGCTGGGCTCGGGGACGTTGCGGATGATGATGCGCTCGAAGCGCTGCTTGCCGTCGTTCCAACCGCGCCAGTAGTTCGAGTTGCGGACGAAGACGACTTCTTCGTTCGGCTTGATGCTCTCGATCACGTATGGGCCGGTGCCCGCCGCGTTGTTGGTGAACCACGCCTGCGCGAAGTCGCTCTTGCCGTCCACGATCTGCTCGTGTTCCTTCAGCGCCTTGGGCGACACGAAGAAGGTGCCGTAAGCCGTGCCCAGCGCCTGGGGCAGGTTCGGGCAAGGAAAACCACAGCGCCATTCCAGCGTGTATTCGTCCTTCACGACCAGGTTGCTTTCAACATCGCCGCCGGTGAAACGATTGATGGTGTTCCCCAGCAGCCCGATGTCTACCATGCGCTTGTAACCGATCTTGGCCGCCTCGGCGTTGAAGTCTGCGCCGTCGGTGAACTTCACCCCGCGGCGCAGCTTGAACGTCCACACGCTCTTGTCGGCATTGGCTTCAAACGACTCGGCCAGCACCGGTTCGACCTCGGTCGTGCTTTCGCCCTTGAAGTTCACCAGCCCTTCATACAGAGCGCGATGAAGCATGTTTTCCGCACCGCTGGTAGCCACGCCGGGATCGAGATTCGTCGGCAACGAGGGCATAGCCAAGATCAAGGTGCGGGCGCGATCCGTGAGTTGTGCGGCCGGCGGCGCGGTGGCCTCCGCAGCCGGCGCGGGCGATGCGGGTTGTGGCGCACCACACGCCGCCACAACCAGGACGAATGCAGCAAAAAAGAACAACGAACGACGATTCATAGCGCTTTCACCTTACTCACTAGGGTTATCGAAGCGTGGCGCACCATCACGAACGGCGCGGCTGACAATCGCGCGGGATGATACTATCTCTCCTCACTTTTGCAACGCGGCTAACCCGTCCGCTTGCCGTAGGACGCAGACGCCGTTCCGCGCCGCGAACCCGGGGATCACTGCGTAGAGCGCTTGCATCAAGGATGCATTCGCGCGTAGGGGCAGAATTCGCGCGGTAGTCGGCGCGGACTCCGTTCCATGCCGACACGCATCCGTGAGGGCATGCTGCAGGCCTTTTCGCCTCGAACGGGGCGGAGCGCGCCCTAGCGAATATGTCTGCCCCTGTCGGCGAATGCACCCTACATCAAGCGGAAGATCCCTACATCAAATCGAGAGGGAAATCGAGAGGGGCGCTGAACCCTCGTTCGCTCACGGCGCAGCGTGGTTGAACGTGATGCGCCGCAGCGCCGGGCTGGCTTCGGTCGTCCGGTCGCGCCACAACACGACGCGATAACGCGCGTAGCGCCCCTTCACGCCGCTGAGCTCCTGCAACCAACGCCCATCACCGATTGCGCCCACTTCCACCCACACCGGAGTATCCAGCGCCCTCAGGTCGTCGCTGGCCGATATGAATAGCGTGATCCCCGTCCCCGGCGCGATTTCTGCGTCGGTCTGCACTTGCGTCCAGGCCGCGCTGTCGTGCCCGCCGAGCATCACCACCGATTCGAGCACGCCGAAGTTGGGGAAAGCGGTGCGGTAGGCCGGGCGAGGCTGGCTGAACCAGTCGCCGTTCGTCCCGCGGTTAGGGCCAAATGAAGCGTAGATGCTCGCTGCGCTCAGCACCGGCAGTTGAAAGGTCGGCGTCACGACGTAGGGTGCGCGGCCGTTGCCGCTGTGGAAATGCACCTGGCCGATCAGGCCGCCCTGCCAGTAGTCGCCGGCTGGATCGGGATCAATGCCTTGCTGGCTCACCACCAGATCTAGATTGCCGTCGCCGTTCAGATCACTCAAGCTCAGGCCGCGGAAGCCGAACGCCTCATGAAGCGTCCAGACATTCGTCGCTAAACCGCCGGCCGGCAACGGCCCCCAGAAGACGCGGACGAAGCCGCCGTCGTAGTTCTGCAGCGCTACATCGAGCCGACCGTCGTTGTCGAGATCCGCGATGCTGACTTTCATCGCCCCGATTCCCGGCAACTCGGTGCGCGCGGCCGGGCCGTAAGTCACGCCGTACGGGCCGCCCGGCCGCGCCCAATACACATAGCTGTTGACGGCGTAGGTTTTGCCATCGGACCAGTTCGCAAAAACGACGTCGGGCCGGCCATCGTCGTTCAAGTCGGCCACGGCAACACCGAATGCGCCGAGCGTCGGAAGCGCGGTGCGCACCGCGGGGCTATACGTCACGCCATATGCGCCGCCGGGACGCGCCCAGTAGATGTAGCTCTCGATGGCGAAGGCGTCGCCGTCGAACTTGTTCGCGAAGATCAACTCCGGCCAGCCATCCCCGTTCAAGTCGGCCGCAGCAACGCCGTGCGCGCCGCGCGTCGGCAGCCCGGTGCGCGCGGCCGGGCCATAGGTCACACCGTGCGCGCCGCCGGCCTGCCCCCAGTAGATGTAGCTGTCAATTTTGTGGGTGTCGTCGTCGTTGGCTCGGGCAAAGATGACTTCCGGTCGTCCATCCCGGTTCAAGTCAACCGCAGCGATGCCATGCGCCCCCGCTGCCGGCAACTCGGTTCGATCCGCCGAGAGACCCGGCTCTCCCCAGTAGATGTAACTGTTCACGTTGCGCGTGCCGTCGCTGCGGAAGTTCGAAACGATCATCTCCGGCCAACCGTCGCCGTTCAGGTCAGCGGGGAGCATGCCGTGCGCGCCCATCCCCGACCGGGTAGTGCGTTCACGCGGGCTCCAGCGCGGCCCATCCGGCGCGCCATGCCCCCAGTAAATCCAGCCGCCGTTGAAGACGTGCGTGCCTTCGTTGTCCCACCAGTTGGCGACCAGCAGCTCGGAGATGCCATCGCCGTTTAGGTCGCTCGACCAAGGATTGCCGCCGTCGCTGCGATGATTGCCGGCCAGCCGCAGCACCCGGCCAGCTGCAGCGTCGCCTGTAGCCTGACACCAAATGCCGCTACCGGCACATACGCCGAATGTGCCGACGAGCTGCCCATCCAGCGGCGCATTCCTTGGACGGAAGAATAAACCGCTCGTGCGCGGCTTGACGGCCAATATGCTGCTGGGCGTCGTCCATTCGGTTTGCGTCCAGCTTCCATCGCCGGCGCCCGTGGCGGGCACCGCGCCGGCCAAGCTACTCAGCACGAAGAGGAGAGAAATCACTGCGCGGGCGAGGCATGTGTGTCGCATTTCTTGCGCCGAGTATATCCAACACGGTCAGCGCCCGACGCGCGGGTGCATTCGCCAACGGGGGCAGATGTAGCAGACCTGCCCTGGCGTAAACGCCTGGGCTGAAAAAGGGCGGGATGCGCGCGGCTTGCCCGTATGCTCAGCTATGCGCGGCTCATTCACTCGGACTCAGGCCGCACCAGCAACACCGGCGCGTGCGCGTGACGGACGATGCGGTCGGCCACGCTGCCGAGCAAGAGGCGCTGGATGCCGCTGCGACCGTGCGTCGCCATCGCGATCATGTCCACGGCATTCGCCGCTGCTGCATCCAGGATGACCTCGGCCGGCCGGCCAACCTGGATCATCGTTTCGACCGGCACGCCCGCCGATTTGAAGACCGACGCGGCAGCATTGAGGTTGCTCTGCGCAGCTTCCATCTCGTGCTCGGTGCGCCTAACCAACTCGGCGCGGATGGACTCGGCCCACCGACGCCGGGCCGACGGATCCATGCCGGAGCGCAGGCCGCCTTCGCCCGGCACCTCGCCGATGGAGGCCGGCCCGCCGAACGTGAGCATCCAATGCACCTCGCTCGCCTCCGGCTCGAGTTCCGGGATGGCCTGTAGCAAGATCACCTGTGCCTGGACGCACGCAGCGACCTTGCACGCATGGGGCAGCACGGTGCGCGAGAAGTCCGAGCCATCGAGCGGCACCAAGATCTTCCGATAGATGCACTCCGCAGGCGCGCTTTCGTCCGCCGTAGCGCGCACGAGCAAGACCGGCGTTTTGGCGTAATGGAGAACCTGGTTAGCCACGCTGCCCAGGAGGAAGCGGCCAAGCCCGCTTCGGCCATGGGTGGACATAGCGATCAAATCCGCGCCTTCTTCGGTTGCGACGTCCAAGATGCTCTCGGTAATCGGGCCGACCACGATCCGCGTATGTGCCGCGATGCCCGCTGCGGACAATTCGGCTGCAACGCGGTTCAGATACTCGTGCGCGGCGGATTCGTATTGATCCATCTCGAGTGGAATCGTCTGGAGCGGCGTCGCCGGCCGTTCCGCAGGCTGCGCATCGGCAGTCGGTGGCGCCGGCGTGCCGATGCGCATGCCGATCTCCGGGATGACCCGCAACAACACCACCGGCGCACCGGCGCACCGCGCAATCGCGCGCACGCGAGGCAACACAGCAGCGGACAGGGCCGAACCATCGAGGGGCACGAGGATCTTTCTATACATGACTCACCTCACCCACCGCGCCGATGACCGCGCGGCGAAACATCGTGTGCCAGACTATACTCGGACGCCACATCGCTCATGCGGAGCGGGCAACGGAAGGCCGGTCAGCCTTGCACTCGCCGGTTGGATAGTTTAAGCGCCCAACGCGCTCGGAGCGCGTTGGGCGCTTTCCCCACTTCGAGCTCAGCGATAAATTTCGAACGCGCCGCTACGCCACCACTTGCGCGCTACCTTGCGGAAGCCTGGAAAGGCCAGCGTGCCGACCAGGTCGCTCAGATTCACACGCCCCATCGAATAGCCCTCCCGAGCGAAGGCGAACACGGCGTTCGGGCCGGCTTCGACCTCGCCATGGATCGTGCGCGTGAAATGCGCGTAGGCCGTCGCCAGGCCAACGATGCCCGCTCCGACGATGGCAAAGTCGTAGGTAATTGCTGTCATGTGAACCTGACTCGAAAGCCGAGATGCCGCAAATCGGCTGCAGCCATCCCACGATGGCCAGCAAAAGAAGAAACCAGGCTGACCGAAGAAGCCTGGTTTCTTGCGTATGACCCCTACGGGACTCGAACCCGTGTTTAAGCCTTGAGAGGGCTTCGTCCTAGACCACTAGACGAAGGGGCCACAGCCGGAATGTTATCACATTCCTTCCACTTCGATCAACTGCTGCAACAGGCGCTGCTCTTCGGCGTAGGACTTCACTTCGTCGTCCAGCCAGGCCTTGCGCAGCCGACTTAGGATGCGGCCGTAGGCCGGGCCGGGCGGCAGGCCGAGCGCGCGCAAATCGTCGCCCGTGGTCACCGGCTTCACCCAACGCCAATCCTTCCACTCGCACAGCAAAGCGTCGCGCTTGAGCTTGTTCGTCTCGAATAGATAAGCGAGGAAGAGCGACAGGCCGCTGAAGCTGTGCAGCAGCTCCGACAGCCGGCTGCGCCGGGCGCGGAACGACGTCGCCGACAAACTGCTCAGCGGGCCGAGGTCAATCAGCGCATCGCGCACGTGATGCTCGAACGGGATCCAATCCACCCAGCGGGCGATGCCGAGCTGGCCGATGTTGTAGGTCAACGCGCCCCAGCCGATCGCGTGGAGCAGGTCGCGCGGGCTCATGTGCAATGTGTCGAGCGGCCATTCGCCGGACCACAACACCGCGCGCGCCTGGCGAAAGCGATGCGCCAACTGATCGGCCGGCGGCACGGGGATGCCGGCCGCCTCGAAGACGCCCCACTCCCGCAGCAGGATCAACGCGCCTTCCGGCTCGCGATCCTCGAAGTTCAGCTCCAGGTCGTACTTCACGCGCTCGCCGCTGAGCGCGCGCACGTAGGGCAGGCCGGCTTCCAGGGCGATGCGGGTCTCGGTGTCCAGCTCGAACTTGAACCGCGCGGCGTAGCGTGCGCCACGCAACATGCGCGTCGGATCGTCAATGAAGCTGCGCGCGTGAATGACGCGCATGACGCCGCGCTGCAGATCATCCCGACCGCCGAGCGGATCAATCACCGTGAAGTCGTCCAGGCGCATCGCCATAGCGTTGACGGTGAAATCGCGCCGGAGGAGATCGGTCGGCAGGTCGCTCGGCTCGACCACCGGCAGCGCCGCCGGACGCGGATACGACTCGCGCCGCGCCATGGCCAGGTCCACTGCCACATTGTTCGATCGCCAAGTAGCCGTGCCGAATTTGGGATAGGCCTGCACATCGCCGCCATGACGTTGCCGGAGCGACTCGGCCAGGGCGATGGCGTTGCCCTCGATGACGAAGTCCAGATCGTCAATCTCCGGCAACTGCAACAGCCAGTCGCGCACTGCACCGCCCACCAGATAGGCCGGCGTGCCCGCTTCCTGAGCAGCGTCGCGAATGGCGTCGAAGACGAAACGTTGTGCCGGCTTGAGCAGCGATGTAAGATCAGTCATCTTTCGCAATTCTCAGGTGAAGGAACTGAAAATGCAACACATCGCCGTTTTGGGGCTGGGCATCATGGGCAGCGGCATTGCCCGCAACCTGCTGAAAGCCGGCTATGCCGTCAGCGTGTACAACCGCACGCCGGAGAAGGCGCACCCGCTGCTGGAGGCCGGCGCCCTATGGGCCGATAGCCCACGCGAGGCCGCCGCGAACGCCGACGTCGTGATCAGCATGGTCGGCGACGACACGGCCTCGCGCGCCATGTGGTTGGGCGACCGCGGCGCGCTGAATGCGATGCGCGCGAACGCCATCGGCGTGGAAGCGAGCACGCTCTCCGTCGAGTGGGTGCGCGCGTTGCACCAGCTCGCCCAGGGGCGCGGGCTGGCGTTCGTGGACGCGCCGGTCACCGGCAGTAAGGTGGCCGCCGCCAACGGCACGCTCACCTTCCTGGTCGGCGCGCACCCCGATGTGCTCGAGCGCGTGCGGCCGGTGTTGGAGCGCTGCAGCTCGACCATCCTGCATCTCGGCCCGCCGGCCAGCGGCGCCATCTTCAAGCTGATCAACAACATGATGGCTGCCGTGCACATCGCCGCGTTGGGCGAAGGGGTCGCCATGGCCGACAAGGCCGGCCTCGACATGAGCGTGGTGATGCAGGCGCTCGGCATCGGCGCGGCCAGCAGCCCGGTCGTCAAGATGAAGCTGGAGCACGTCGCCAAGCGCGACCACACCGACACGCACTTCGCCCTGCGTTGGATGCACAAAGACGTGACCTACGCGCTGCGCCTGGCCGACGAGCTGGGCGTCGCCGTCCCGACCGGCGCGCTCACCCGCGAGTTGTTGCGCATGGCGATGCAGCGCGGCTTGGGCGATCAAGACCTGTCGGCGTTGACCGAAGTGGTGCGCGGCTGATCGCGCAGCCACGCCCGGGCCGCGTCAATGGAAGCCTGAACCCGCGCGAGATCGGCGGCCACGCCGCCGCCCTGTGCAAAGGCCGGCGCGCCACCGCCTTTGGCCGCGCCTGCCGGCGAGAGCGCGGCAAGGGCGCAGCGCAGCGCCGCGGCCATGTCGCCGGTCGCATCTTGCGCGCGCGCGAAGATCAGTTGCGCCTTGTCGCCCGACGCGCCGA
The window above is part of the Candidatus Roseilinea sp. genome. Proteins encoded here:
- a CDS encoding ABC transporter substrate-binding protein, with protein sequence MNRRSLFFFAAFVLVVAACGAPQPASPAPAAEATAPPAAQLTDRARTLILAMPSLPTNLDPGVATSGAENMLHRALYEGLVNFKGESTTEVEPVLAESFEANADKSVWTFKLRRGVKFTDGADFNAEAAKIGYKRMVDIGLLGNTINRFTGGDVESNLVVKDEYTLEWRCGFPCPNLPQALGTAYGTFFVSPKALKEHEQIVDGKSDFAQAWFTNNAAGTGPYVIESIKPNEEVVFVRNSNYWRGWNDGKQRFERIIIRNVPEPSTRRQLLEKGDADISLISTVEDYKALRATGRFQGSDKPLFRINYITFTKRGVLKDPRVRQAISYAFDYDGYANNVEGGLMKRGTSPWPSGMSSAVGTRGFQYTFDLDKAKTLLQEAGVPEGTEITYLYATGYGYYERMGQVLQAGLEQIGMKLKLEERDEATFNDIFYGSRPVEELPDLMGYAWWPDYDDFYNYVNPVFHTRNDQNDGLGNGALYSNPELDELIRQSKTETDPAKLQAIYERAHQILMFEDPAALYAAEPQEEILIANSVKGHPWNPIHVKTFDFYGLYRE
- a CDS encoding polynucleotide adenylyltransferase — protein: MTDLTSLLKPAQRFVFDAIRDAAQEAGTPAYLVGGAVRDWLLQLPEIDDLDFVIEGNAIALAESLRQRHGGDVQAYPKFGTATWRSNNVAVDLAMARRESYPRPAALPVVEPSDLPTDLLRRDFTVNAMAMRLDDFTVIDPLGGRDDLQRGVMRVIHARSFIDDPTRMLRGARYAARFKFELDTETRIALEAGLPYVRALSGERVKYDLELNFEDREPEGALILLREWGVFEAAGIPVPPADQLAHRFRQARAVLWSGEWPLDTLHMSPRDLLHAIGWGALTYNIGQLGIARWVDWIPFEHHVRDALIDLGPLSSLSATSFRARRSRLSELLHSFSGLSLFLAYLFETNKLKRDALLCEWKDWRWVKPVTTGDDLRALGLPPGPAYGRILSRLRKAWLDDEVKSYAEEQRLLQQLIEVEGM
- a CDS encoding oxidoreductase yields the protein MQHIAVLGLGIMGSGIARNLLKAGYAVSVYNRTPEKAHPLLEAGALWADSPREAAANADVVISMVGDDTASRAMWLGDRGALNAMRANAIGVEASTLSVEWVRALHQLAQGRGLAFVDAPVTGSKVAAANGTLTFLVGAHPDVLERVRPVLERCSSTILHLGPPASGAIFKLINNMMAAVHIAALGEGVAMADKAGLDMSVVMQALGIGAASSPVVKMKLEHVAKRDHTDTHFALRWMHKDVTYALRLADELGVAVPTGALTRELLRMAMQRGLGDQDLSALTEVVRG